Within Mucilaginibacter inviolabilis, the genomic segment TGGTTGATGAAACCAAAAACTTTTACAATACCTGTGTTCGCTTTTTGATTTATGGTAATGTTTTAAAAAATAACACCTATCCCCTTTCTGTAAGTGCAGAGCGCGTAAGCCAGGCAACAGCTATAGCCAACTACGCTAAAGAAATAGGTGCAGAATTTGTAGCACATGGCAGTACCGGTGCAGGTAACGACCAGGTACGTTTTGACATGATCTTCAATATCCTGGTACCTGAAGTACAGATCATCACCCCTATCCGTGACCTGAAATTGAGCCGTGAAGAAGAGATCGAGTACCTGAAAAAACATGGCGTTGACATGAACTTCGAAAAAGCGAAGTACTCCATCAACAAGGGTATCTGGGGAACATCTGTAGGTGGTAAAGAAACCCTTACTTCCAACTTAGGTTTACCCGAAGAGGCATGGCCTACCCAGGTTACTGAATCAGAAGTAAAAAACCTGGAGCTTATTTTTGAAAAAGGCGAGCTGGTAGGTATCGATAAAGAAAGATATGATCACCCAACAAAAGCGATACAGGCTTTACAGGCCATTGCGCAGCCTTACGGCATTGGCAGGGATATTCACGTTGGCGATACTATAATAGGTATTAAGGGGCGTGTTGGTTTCGAAGCCGCAGCGCCAATGGTGATCATTAAGGCTCACCACACTTTAGAGAAACATGTACTCACTAAATGGCAACTGACCTGGAAAGATCAATTATCTGCATTCTATGGTAATTGGCTTCATGAAGGACAATTCCATGATCCTATTATGCGCAACATGGAAGCCTTTTTAACCGATACTCAGCAAAACGTAAGCGGCAAGGTATTTGTACAACTGCACCCGTATCGCTTCCAGGTAGTAGGTATTGAGTCGGATCACGACCTGATGTCGAACAAATTTGGCAGTTATGGCGAAATGAATAATTCATGGTCTGGCGAGGATGTTAAAGGATTCTCTAAAATATTCGGCAACCAGGTTATGATCTATCATAAGGTTAATAATCAATCACAGAATGATTAATACAGCTTTTTCAAAGGGTGAATGTCTTGACCACTATAACTGGGGTGATGATTGCCATGGCTGGACTTTTATTGATACCGAAGCGTTGTCCGTTAAGCAGGAACTAATGCCACCGGATACTGCCGAGCAGTTGCATTACCACGAAAAGGCTACACAGGTATTCTTTATTTTAAAAGGTAGAGCTACATTCACTATCGACGGTAACGTTACGGAGCTAAAACCAGAGCAGGGAATAGAAATTTTACCTGGTCAAAAACACTTTATCAGCAATAATGACCGGAGCGATCTGGAATTTATTTTATATTCTTATCCATCAACCAATCATGACAGGGTTAACATTTAGCCCCCTAACCCCCTAAAGGGGGAATAAATATAAAAGGTATGACTAATATTATCGAAAATACAGATAGCTCTTCTTCGCTCACTCCCCCTTTAGGGGGCCGGGGGGCTATACGTGCGGGTATTATAGGTGGCGCAGGATACACTGGCGGCGAAATGCTGCGTATACTGATCAACCACCCCAATGTGGAGATAGTTTTTGTAAATAGCAATAGCAATACAGGCAATTACGTTTACGAAGTTCACACCGATCTTTTCGGCGAAACCAATCTTCGCTTTACCGGGGAATTATCATTTGCCATTGATGTGCTTTTCCTCTGTGTTGGTCATGGCGATGCTAAGAAGTTTTTAGAATCGACAATGATCCCTGATCATATCAAAATAATAGACCTGAGTCAGGATTTTAGATTAAGTCAAGGTTCAAAATTCAAAAGTAAAAACTTTGTTTACGGATTGCCGGAGTTAAATCGCGAAGCCATAAAAACTGCTGCTAACATTGCAAACCCTGGCTGTTTTGCTACCTGTTTGCAATTGGGCTTATTACCTTTAGCATCCAAAGGCTTATTAAACAACGATGTACATGTGGCGGCTACAACAGGATCAACAGGTGCAGGCCAAAGCTTAGCGCCTACATCTCACTTTACCTGGCGTAATGATAACCTGTCTGTTTACAAGGCATTTAATCATCAACACCTAAATGAGATAGGTCAGTCGTTAAAACAATTACAAGGCGATTTTAACAAAGCCATCAACTTTATACCTTATCGCGGCGATTTTACCCGTGGTATTATAGCTTCCATCTATACAGATAGCGATCTGAGTGAAGAAAAAGCATTGGAACTGTATAAAAGTTACTACGAAGGTCATCCTTTTACCCATGTAACCAATCGCAACATCGATCTGAAACAGATCGTGAATACCAACAAGTGCTTTATTCAAGTGACTAAACACGAGGGTAAACTATTAATCATCAGCATACTGGATAATTTACTTAAAGGCGCCTCTGGCCAGGCAGTACAAAACATGAATTTGTTATTTGGCTTAGATGAGCGCGCAGGGCTACGACTTAAGGCGACCGCTTTTTAAGCTTTCGCCACAATTGCAGCATTGTTAATTTAAGTTTTTAATCTATTATCTTTTTCAAAAATGAATCTATTCGACGTATATCCTGTTAACCCAATAAATATAGTAAAAGGCCAGGGCAGCCTGGTTTATGATAATCATGGTACTGAGTACCTGGATATGTACGGCGGTCATGCCGTAATATCTATCGGTCATACCCATCCACATTATGTAAAACGGTTGGAGGATCAGTTGCACCAGTTGGGTTTTTACTCTAACTCTATTGAGATCCCAATTCAAAAAGAACTGGCAGCCAAATTAGGCAAAGTATCAGGCAAAGATGACTATCAGCTATTTATGTGTAACTCTGGTGCCGAAGCCAATGAGAATGCTTTAAAACTGGCCTCATTTTATAATGGCAAGAAAAAAGTGATCGCCTTTACCAAAGCATTTCATGGTCGTACTTCTTTGGCAGTTGCTGTTACAGACAATCCTAAGATCGTTGCACCAATTAATGAAACAGATAACGTAATATTCTTACCATGGACCGATGAAGCTGCATTAGAACAAGCCTTTGCCGATCATGGAAATGAAATATCATCCGTTATTATCGAAGGTATACAAGGTGTTGGCGGTATACAGGTAGCTCCGGAAAGTTTCCTGCAAAAAATTCGCTCTTTGTGCGATCAGCATAATGCCGTTTTCATAGCTGATTCTGTTCAATGCGGTTACGGACGTACCGGTAAATTTTTCTCGCAGGATTTTTCTGGTATAAATGCCGATATCTATAGCATGGCTAAAGGTATGGGTAACGGTTTCCCTGTAGGCGGTATTATTATTTCACCCAAAATACAGCCAGCTTATGGTATGCTGGGCACTACTTTTGGCGGAAACCATCTGGCTTGTGCGGCTGGTTTAGCGGTATTGGAAGTAATAGAGCAGGACAACCTGCTGCAAAATGCGGCAACTATTGGCGAATACCTGATCAAAGAACTTAAGAAACTGGAACAGGTTAAAGAAGTTCGTGGCCGGGGTCTGATGATTGGTATTGAATTACCAGAGGAGTTGGCAAATGCACGCAAAGACCTTTTATTTAAACACCATATTTTTACAGGTGAAGCCAAACCAAACGTGGTAAGGTTACTACCTGCTTTAAATTTAACCAAAGCACACGCCGACAGATTTTTAGAGGCTTTTGTAAATGTTTTAAACCAATAATTCGCTATTAAATATCCGGGCTAATGAAACTATTCTCTTCTGTAAATGATGTTGCTGATATCAATGCTCTCGTAAAAGAAGCTTTGAAGCTTAAACAAAATCCGTATGCTAATCAGGATCTGGGTAAAAACAAAACCCTGGCACTGGTATTTTTAAACCCAAGTTTGCGTACACGTATGAGTACCCAAAAAGCGGCTCTTAATTTAGGCATGAACGTAATGGTGCTTAATATCGATAAGGAAGGATGGGCTTTAGAACTCCGTGACGGCGTGATTATGGATGGCAGCACTGTAGAGCATATCCGCGAAGCCGCTGGCGTTATGGGGCAATATGCTGACATTATCGGCGTACGCTCGTTCCCTGGTTTAAGAAATCGTGAAGAGGATTATAGTGAGATGATATTCAATAAGTTCGTGCAGTTTTGTAAAGTGCCGGTGGTAAGTTTGGAGTCGGCTACACGCCACCCACTGCAAAGTTTAGCGGACCTCATCACCATCGAAGAATTGAAAACCACAGCACGCCCAAAAGTGGTATTAACCTGGGCTCCGCATATTAAACCTCTGCCACAGGCTGTACCAAATTCTTTCGCAGAGTGGATGTGTAAGGCTGAAGTTGATTTCACCATTGCCCAGCCCAAAGGTTATGAGCTTTGCACCGATTTTACCCGGGGAGCAAACATTGCTTATGACCAGGACGAAGCATTAAAAGGCGCCGACTTTATCTATGTAAAAAACTGGTCGGCCTACGAGCCTTACGGTAACATCCTCGGTAAAAACGAGGAGTGGATGCTGACCAACGAAAAGCTAAAGATCACCAATGATGCAAAAGTTATGCATTGCTTACCCGTACGCCGCAACCTGGAGCTTTCAGACGAAATTCTGGATGGGCCAAACTCAGTAGTAGTGCACGAAGCCGGTAACCGGGTCTGGGCTGCTCAGGCAGTACTAAAGCAAATGCTGGAAAGTTTGTAGCATGAGTTGGTTCAGATGTCTTGTATCTTGGATCTCATAATCTTGATTCTTTATTATGTACATCCCATCATTCAACAAATTCGAAAGCGAGCAGGAAGCCATCAGCTTTATGCAACGCTACAGTTTCGCTACTATAGTTACATCTAATAATGAAGTACCGGTAGCTACGCACCTGCCATTTATAATTGAACAACGCGATGATAAGCTGGTCTTATCATCGCATTTTGCAAAAGCCAATCCACAGGCAACAGGTATAGAAGGCAAAAATGCACTCGTAATCTTTACCGAACCCCATGCCTATATATCACCCGCTAACTACGAAAAGGAAGCCAACGTACCAACATGGAACTATCTGGCCGTACATGCCTATGGAAAAGCAGCTTTATTAACCGATACTGCAGATCTGCTTGCCCGTACCATCGACAATTACGAAGAAAATTACCTGCAACAATGGAATAACCTTCCCGATGACTACAAGCAAAAAATGATGAAAGGGATTGTAGGTTTTGAAATTATAGTGGATGACCTTCAAGCCAAGAAAAAACTAAGCCAAAACCGCAGCGAACAGGAAAAAGAAAACATTATCAATACTTTAAGTAAAAGCACAAATACTACTGATAATGAGATAGCTGAATACATGAAGCTTATTAAACCCAAACAGTAATCAGTTGCTTATATTTTACTTTGGCTCCGGATCAATAGCCCGGGTCTTAATATCAAAATACCGGATGATCAATCGGTTATCACTATTCTTCGTAAAGTAAGATATGGCCCAGCTAAAAAATATAGTCCCTTTGTTGGTGAATCCGGCTAATGACATAATATGTACCACACCCCATATTATCCAGGCAATAAATCCCTGCAGATGAATTTTACCAATATCAGCCACTGCTTTATTTCGGCCAATAGTAGCCAGTGATCCTTTATCATTATATTTAAATGGGACGGTGGCTTCACCATTAATCATACGAACCAGGTTTTTGCCCAGATGCCTTCCCTGTTGTATGGCTACCTGTGCCACACCGGGGTGTCCATTTGGGGTATCGGTTGTGATCACCGCGGATACATCGCCTATGGCAAATATATTAGCATAACCATTTACCCGGCCAATACCATCGGTTTGGATACGATTACCTTTAGTGATGGATGTTTCGGGCATACCTTCAGGCACCTCTCCTTTTACACCTGCTGCCCATAAAACATTACGGGTTAATATAGTGGTACCATCATCAATTTTAAGTTCGGTACCATTATAGCTTTGCACATGCACACTATTAAATATGGTTACATCCATATCCAATAAGAACTTTTTAGCCTTTGCAGATGCTCCAGCTG encodes:
- the argG gene encoding argininosuccinate synthase → MKKKVVLAYSGGLDTSFCCIYLTQDLGYEVHSVIVNTGGFSDEELKGVEERAYKMGVTSHHVVDETKNFYNTCVRFLIYGNVLKNNTYPLSVSAERVSQATAIANYAKEIGAEFVAHGSTGAGNDQVRFDMIFNILVPEVQIITPIRDLKLSREEEIEYLKKHGVDMNFEKAKYSINKGIWGTSVGGKETLTSNLGLPEEAWPTQVTESEVKNLELIFEKGELVGIDKERYDHPTKAIQALQAIAQPYGIGRDIHVGDTIIGIKGRVGFEAAAPMVIIKAHHTLEKHVLTKWQLTWKDQLSAFYGNWLHEGQFHDPIMRNMEAFLTDTQQNVSGKVFVQLHPYRFQVVGIESDHDLMSNKFGSYGEMNNSWSGEDVKGFSKIFGNQVMIYHKVNNQSQND
- a CDS encoding cupin domain-containing protein → MINTAFSKGECLDHYNWGDDCHGWTFIDTEALSVKQELMPPDTAEQLHYHEKATQVFFILKGRATFTIDGNVTELKPEQGIEILPGQKHFISNNDRSDLEFILYSYPSTNHDRVNI
- the argC gene encoding N-acetyl-gamma-glutamyl-phosphate reductase, with translation MTNIIENTDSSSSLTPPLGGRGAIRAGIIGGAGYTGGEMLRILINHPNVEIVFVNSNSNTGNYVYEVHTDLFGETNLRFTGELSFAIDVLFLCVGHGDAKKFLESTMIPDHIKIIDLSQDFRLSQGSKFKSKNFVYGLPELNREAIKTAANIANPGCFATCLQLGLLPLASKGLLNNDVHVAATTGSTGAGQSLAPTSHFTWRNDNLSVYKAFNHQHLNEIGQSLKQLQGDFNKAINFIPYRGDFTRGIIASIYTDSDLSEEKALELYKSYYEGHPFTHVTNRNIDLKQIVNTNKCFIQVTKHEGKLLIISILDNLLKGASGQAVQNMNLLFGLDERAGLRLKATAF
- a CDS encoding aspartate aminotransferase family protein — its product is MNLFDVYPVNPINIVKGQGSLVYDNHGTEYLDMYGGHAVISIGHTHPHYVKRLEDQLHQLGFYSNSIEIPIQKELAAKLGKVSGKDDYQLFMCNSGAEANENALKLASFYNGKKKVIAFTKAFHGRTSLAVAVTDNPKIVAPINETDNVIFLPWTDEAALEQAFADHGNEISSVIIEGIQGVGGIQVAPESFLQKIRSLCDQHNAVFIADSVQCGYGRTGKFFSQDFSGINADIYSMAKGMGNGFPVGGIIISPKIQPAYGMLGTTFGGNHLACAAGLAVLEVIEQDNLLQNAATIGEYLIKELKKLEQVKEVRGRGLMIGIELPEELANARKDLLFKHHIFTGEAKPNVVRLLPALNLTKAHADRFLEAFVNVLNQ
- a CDS encoding N-acetylornithine carbamoyltransferase, giving the protein MKLFSSVNDVADINALVKEALKLKQNPYANQDLGKNKTLALVFLNPSLRTRMSTQKAALNLGMNVMVLNIDKEGWALELRDGVIMDGSTVEHIREAAGVMGQYADIIGVRSFPGLRNREEDYSEMIFNKFVQFCKVPVVSLESATRHPLQSLADLITIEELKTTARPKVVLTWAPHIKPLPQAVPNSFAEWMCKAEVDFTIAQPKGYELCTDFTRGANIAYDQDEALKGADFIYVKNWSAYEPYGNILGKNEEWMLTNEKLKITNDAKVMHCLPVRRNLELSDEILDGPNSVVVHEAGNRVWAAQAVLKQMLESL
- a CDS encoding FMN-binding negative transcriptional regulator, with amino-acid sequence MYIPSFNKFESEQEAISFMQRYSFATIVTSNNEVPVATHLPFIIEQRDDKLVLSSHFAKANPQATGIEGKNALVIFTEPHAYISPANYEKEANVPTWNYLAVHAYGKAALLTDTADLLARTIDNYEENYLQQWNNLPDDYKQKMMKGIVGFEIIVDDLQAKKKLSQNRSEQEKENIINTLSKSTNTTDNEIAEYMKLIKPKQ
- a CDS encoding NAD(P)/FAD-dependent oxidoreductase; translation: MDQKKGTKPRVVIIGGGFGGLELAKNLKNAPVDVLLLDKHNYHTFQPLLYQVAAGGIAADSIGFPIRRIFTKQDNFRFALAEVERVNPENNTLTTNIGTIYFDYLIIATGSNTNFFGNKEIEHFAMPMKNIPEALNLRSLILQNLEMSLIAKDPEEKAALMTFVVVGGGPTGVELSGALAEMRQLILMKDYHGLRKHSMKVYLVEGKPELLASFSAGASAKAKKFLLDMDVTIFNSVHVQSYNGTELKIDDGTTILTRNVLWAAGVKGEVPEGMPETSITKGNRIQTDGIGRVNGYANIFAIGDVSAVITTDTPNGHPGVAQVAIQQGRHLGKNLVRMINGEATVPFKYNDKGSLATIGRNKAVADIGKIHLQGFIAWIIWGVVHIMSLAGFTNKGTIFFSWAISYFTKNSDNRLIIRYFDIKTRAIDPEPK